A genome region from Bacillota bacterium includes the following:
- a CDS encoding ATP-binding protein: MKCTVCRGEAEVRLPAHNSKFCREHFDRFFLRQVEKVISEFRMLEAGAPVLVAVSGGKDSLTVADVLARLGYSVVGLHIDLGIHSGGFSAASREASERFFARLGRPLHILSLEEEFGLGVPQVVRRFDRPCAVCGLTKRHLLNEYAYRHGFTALATGHHLDDLSSTLLANVLRWDTRYLRKTLPVLPAGDGLARKIKPLAFLTAEEIRTYARFRGIEPVLGNCPFSAEAKFKRYARLLDAVEDESPGTKRGFYQNFLRIASVFAEAAPAAGQAPRSELPELRRCRVCGAPTPSEVCAFCRIWRPDRAKAVGAAHG; the protein is encoded by the coding sequence TTGAAGTGCACCGTGTGCAGGGGAGAGGCGGAGGTGAGGCTCCCTGCCCATAACTCCAAGTTCTGCCGGGAGCACTTCGACCGGTTCTTCTTGCGCCAGGTCGAGAAGGTTATCTCCGAGTTCAGGATGCTGGAGGCGGGGGCACCCGTGCTGGTGGCTGTGTCCGGAGGCAAGGACTCCCTGACCGTGGCCGATGTGCTGGCAAGGCTGGGATACTCCGTGGTGGGGCTGCACATCGACCTGGGGATCCACAGTGGCGGCTTCTCTGCTGCTTCACGGGAAGCAAGCGAACGGTTCTTTGCCCGCCTGGGCCGCCCCCTGCACATCCTCTCTCTGGAGGAGGAGTTTGGCCTGGGGGTGCCGCAGGTGGTGCGCAGGTTCGATCGGCCGTGCGCCGTATGCGGCCTGACCAAGCGGCACCTGCTCAACGAGTACGCTTACCGGCACGGGTTTACGGCTCTGGCCACCGGCCACCACCTGGATGACCTGTCGAGCACCCTGCTCGCCAACGTCCTGCGCTGGGACACGAGGTACCTGCGCAAGACGCTGCCGGTGCTCCCGGCCGGTGACGGTCTGGCCAGGAAGATCAAGCCCCTGGCCTTCCTTACGGCGGAGGAGATCAGGACTTACGCCCGGTTCCGGGGGATCGAGCCGGTCCTGGGCAACTGTCCCTTTTCGGCGGAAGCCAAGTTCAAGAGATACGCCCGGCTTCTCGATGCCGTCGAAGACGAGTCTCCGGGCACCAAGCGGGGCTTTTACCAGAATTTCTTGCGTATCGCCTCCGTTTTTGCAGAGGCCGCCCCGGCTGCAGGGCAGGCCCCCCGGTCGGAGTTGCCCGAGCTACGCCGGTGCCGGGTGTGCGGTGCCCCCACTCCCTCAGAAGTGTGTGCCTTCTGCCGCATCTGGCGACCGGACCGCGCGAAGGCGGTTGGTGCCGCCCATGGCTAG
- a CDS encoding uracil-DNA glycosylase, which produces MRAERGQRLQALAEEALRCYLCPLGESRRLAVPGEGPPDAALVLVGEAPGEKEDETGRPYVGNTGHLLDHLLEGAGLDRQEIFITGAVKCRPPGNRTPRASEIEVCARHYLWPQIQIIRPRIICPQGTAAVRAVLGPGFKLSEVRGRPLERDGRIIFATHHPAAVFYREELKITLEQDLASLACLLRQVIC; this is translated from the coding sequence ATGAGGGCCGAGCGGGGGCAGCGCCTGCAGGCCCTGGCGGAGGAGGCGCTGCGTTGTTACCTGTGCCCCCTGGGCGAGTCGCGCCGCCTGGCCGTGCCGGGCGAAGGCCCGCCGGATGCGGCGCTGGTCCTGGTGGGAGAAGCCCCCGGCGAAAAGGAAGATGAGACCGGCCGCCCGTACGTCGGCAACACCGGTCACCTGCTCGATCACCTGCTGGAGGGAGCCGGGCTGGATCGGCAGGAGATATTCATCACCGGGGCTGTGAAGTGCCGGCCGCCGGGAAACCGCACGCCCAGGGCGTCAGAAATCGAAGTGTGCGCCCGTCACTACCTCTGGCCCCAAATCCAGATCATACGGCCACGCATCATCTGCCCCCAGGGGACGGCGGCGGTCAGGGCCGTCCTGGGCCCGGGATTCAAGCTCAGCGAGGTGCGTGGCCGCCCCCTGGAGCGGGACGGACGCATCATCTTCGCCACCCACCATCCCGCCGCCGTGTTTTACCGGGAAGAACTCAAAATCACCCTGGAGCAAGACCTGGCTTCTCTTGCCTGCCTCCTCCGCCAGGTCATCTGCTAG
- a CDS encoding DUF72 domain-containing protein: MKMILVGTGGYSYDDWRGVFYPPDLPKNRMLEFYSREFDFVELNTTYYRQPSPHMLRNMTRMTPPRFSFAVKAYRGITHEREKPRQDLRTLLQALDPLRQEGRLGCVLLQFPTSFRCNGENTMLVRQLGQDLNGTPAVVEFRHQEWLREDVFELLRETGLGFTCVDEPAFRTLVPPAVRATADVAYVRFHGRNYQKWWHHEEPSERYDYLYTREELAEWVPRIRLLDRQAGKVFVSMNNHRRGQAVINGRMIRELLELTWPTPLVTARTVLEAHTTPLAGRVEK, encoded by the coding sequence ATGAAGATGATCCTGGTGGGGACAGGAGGCTACTCGTACGATGACTGGCGGGGCGTGTTCTATCCGCCGGACCTGCCCAAAAACCGCATGCTGGAATTCTACAGCCGGGAATTCGACTTCGTGGAACTGAATACCACCTACTACCGGCAACCCAGCCCGCACATGCTGCGGAACATGACCAGGATGACTCCTCCTCGCTTTTCCTTCGCCGTGAAAGCATACCGGGGCATCACCCACGAGCGGGAAAAACCCCGGCAAGACCTGCGCACCCTGCTCCAGGCGCTGGACCCCCTGCGCCAGGAGGGACGCCTGGGCTGCGTCCTGCTTCAGTTTCCCACCAGCTTCCGCTGCAACGGCGAAAACACGATGTTGGTCCGGCAACTGGGGCAGGACCTCAACGGGACTCCGGCCGTGGTCGAATTCCGTCACCAGGAGTGGCTGCGCGAGGATGTGTTCGAACTCCTCAGAGAAACCGGACTGGGGTTCACCTGTGTGGACGAACCAGCATTCCGCACCCTGGTGCCCCCTGCAGTGCGTGCGACGGCAGATGTGGCCTATGTTCGCTTCCACGGGCGCAACTACCAGAAATGGTGGCACCACGAAGAACCTTCGGAACGCTACGATTACCTGTACACGCGGGAGGAACTGGCCGAGTGGGTGCCTCGCATCCGCCTCCTGGACCGGCAGGCGGGGAAGGTATTCGTGAGCATGAACAACCACCGCCGAGGGCAGGCGGTCATCAACGGACGCATGATCAGGGAGTTGCTGGAGCTAACCTGGCCTACTCCTCTGGTCACCGCCCGGACGGTGCTGGAGGCCCACACCACGCCCCTGGCCGGCCGGGTGGAGAAATGA
- a CDS encoding DNA polymerase III subunit alpha: MFVHLHVQSHYSFFDSPTPPEALAKRAASLGMPALALTDHGVLHGVPAFVAACRRQGIRPVVGIEFSFWPDGEAGNAEVPGADPFHLVLLCRDETGYRNLCRLSSATQGYRHDDGGHRGGASRGGPAGGAGGSRGLGRGGDGGGAGRPLPLSLLWQNAGGLLCLSGSHRGPLVRLLAAGQRNRAMCTARLLAEIFPGAFFVELPATLFTGEQVSPAAEAPQPAGKRRQPPMEHLLRGLVELAQEAGIPVVATADVHYAERREALMRRLLLAGRGGPTSAAGKPGDLWLCSEKEMSRRLAFLPGPVRQEALARTLAIAQECRWELQPFTVTSAGSSNSPGSAGSGDILRYLVEQGRRWRYPAGEPTGVAPRLQRELEIILARHLADYFLLAHQVASWCRQEGIPVGPGRGSAAGSLVCYCLGITDVDPLEEGLLFERFLNPERPDLPDIDMDVCQRRRPDVIQMLTGEAGALGVVTFTTLGARSALRLVGKALGLPAEQIGALTAALPRERGPGALAHALDAVPELRAIPRDREPFRTLFGAAALLEGIPVGRSRHPSGIIAVPPGKEEMLPLYVAPDGQPVSQYDADSLEMLGLPKLDVLGLRHLTVASDTVRMVRQTEPSFSLEDLDPHDPLTWELVATGQTVGCFQLESEGVRNLLERMRPRSLRDLAIAIASYKPGPLRARRPGAPTHTGGLPPCLRPILGSTGGILVYQEQVMEAGHRLAGMSLGEADLMRRALEKAQRQPGHEIREWESRFIRGTLNQGIAEAEAREAFRWLRRAAGYTFNRAHATCYARLAYQAAYLKAHYPAPYLAALLSNPGGYYPPALYAYEARRLGIAVLPPHPNHSGAFWRVEEGAIRAGLLSLPGIGFQAALACLRERASGGEFRSPQDLAARLRDKVSATALSSLVAAWHEAEAARQGRQVLKREGLAAREGEEVVLEGRVVQGERIPAARGAYRLVLLVDTGREMVHVHVPARIYERDALEIDPRHLTVRGRLERRGGHWRLLASALGEKARRGDEDDPGGDRRLLVR, encoded by the coding sequence ATGTTCGTACACCTGCACGTTCAAAGCCATTATAGCTTCTTCGATTCCCCCACCCCTCCCGAGGCTCTGGCGAAGAGGGCTGCATCCCTCGGCATGCCCGCCCTGGCCCTCACCGACCATGGCGTCCTCCATGGCGTGCCGGCATTCGTGGCCGCCTGCCGGCGCCAGGGCATACGCCCAGTGGTGGGGATTGAGTTCTCCTTTTGGCCAGATGGGGAAGCTGGCAACGCAGAGGTACCAGGGGCGGATCCCTTCCACCTGGTTCTCCTATGCCGCGATGAGACGGGTTACCGCAACCTGTGCCGCCTGAGCAGCGCCACTCAGGGATACCGTCACGACGACGGGGGCCACCGGGGTGGCGCCAGCCGCGGGGGGCCCGCGGGCGGTGCGGGCGGCTCGCGAGGCTTGGGCCGCGGAGGGGATGGGGGCGGTGCGGGCCGCCCCCTGCCCCTGTCGCTGCTGTGGCAAAACGCGGGGGGACTGTTGTGCCTGAGCGGCTCCCACCGAGGACCCCTGGTCCGGCTGCTCGCAGCGGGTCAACGCAACCGGGCCATGTGCACGGCACGCCTGCTTGCGGAAATCTTCCCAGGGGCGTTCTTCGTCGAGCTACCGGCCACGCTCTTTACCGGGGAACAGGTCTCGCCCGCCGCCGAAGCCCCCCAACCTGCCGGGAAACGCCGCCAGCCTCCCATGGAGCACCTGCTGCGCGGCCTGGTCGAACTGGCTCAGGAGGCGGGCATCCCCGTGGTGGCCACGGCCGACGTCCACTACGCCGAGCGCCGTGAGGCCCTGATGCGACGCCTGTTGCTGGCCGGCAGGGGTGGGCCCACCTCTGCAGCTGGGAAACCAGGTGACCTCTGGCTTTGTTCGGAAAAGGAAATGAGCCGACGGCTGGCCTTCCTGCCTGGCCCGGTGAGGCAAGAGGCTCTCGCCCGTACGCTGGCCATCGCGCAGGAGTGCCGCTGGGAACTCCAGCCGTTCACCGTCACCTCTGCCGGGTCCAGCAACTCCCCCGGGTCCGCCGGGTCAGGGGATATCCTCCGGTACCTGGTCGAACAGGGGAGGCGGTGGCGCTATCCGGCCGGGGAACCCACCGGGGTGGCTCCCCGCCTGCAACGCGAACTGGAAATCATCCTCGCCCGCCACCTCGCCGACTACTTCCTGCTGGCGCACCAGGTGGCGTCGTGGTGCCGGCAGGAGGGAATCCCGGTAGGGCCAGGGCGCGGCTCGGCGGCGGGGAGCCTGGTGTGCTACTGCCTGGGGATCACCGACGTGGATCCCCTGGAGGAAGGGCTGCTGTTCGAACGATTCTTGAATCCCGAAAGGCCCGACCTGCCCGACATCGACATGGATGTGTGCCAGCGCCGCCGCCCGGACGTCATCCAAATGCTCACCGGGGAAGCCGGCGCGCTGGGAGTGGTCACCTTCACCACCCTGGGTGCCCGTTCGGCCCTGCGCCTGGTGGGGAAAGCCCTGGGCCTGCCCGCCGAGCAGATCGGTGCCCTGACAGCCGCCTTGCCCCGGGAACGGGGACCGGGCGCCCTGGCCCACGCCCTGGACGCAGTGCCAGAATTGCGGGCCATCCCCCGGGACCGGGAGCCGTTTCGCACCCTGTTTGGAGCGGCCGCGCTCCTGGAGGGCATACCGGTGGGCCGATCCCGTCATCCTTCGGGCATAATCGCTGTCCCGCCCGGCAAAGAAGAGATGCTGCCCCTGTATGTCGCTCCCGACGGCCAACCGGTCAGCCAGTACGACGCCGACTCCCTGGAAATGCTGGGTCTGCCCAAGCTGGACGTGCTGGGATTGCGGCACCTCACGGTGGCCAGCGACACGGTGCGCATGGTGAGGCAGACCGAGCCGTCCTTCTCACTGGAAGACCTCGACCCGCACGACCCGCTCACCTGGGAGCTCGTAGCCACCGGCCAGACGGTGGGCTGCTTCCAGCTGGAAAGCGAGGGGGTCCGTAACCTGCTAGAGCGCATGCGGCCCCGCTCCCTGCGAGACCTGGCCATCGCCATCGCCTCATACAAACCAGGACCCCTGAGGGCACGCAGACCGGGGGCGCCCACGCACACCGGAGGGCTTCCTCCCTGTTTGAGGCCCATCCTGGGGTCCACCGGTGGAATCCTGGTGTACCAGGAACAGGTCATGGAAGCTGGTCACCGCCTGGCCGGAATGAGCCTGGGAGAAGCCGACCTGATGCGACGCGCCCTGGAAAAGGCGCAGCGCCAGCCCGGTCATGAAATCCGGGAGTGGGAATCCCGGTTCATACGGGGTACCCTCAACCAGGGGATAGCCGAGGCCGAGGCCCGGGAGGCCTTCCGCTGGCTGCGCAGGGCAGCCGGATACACCTTCAACCGCGCTCACGCCACCTGCTACGCGCGCCTGGCCTACCAGGCCGCGTACCTCAAGGCCCACTACCCTGCCCCCTACCTGGCCGCCCTCCTTTCCAATCCCGGCGGGTACTATCCGCCCGCACTCTACGCGTACGAGGCCAGGCGCCTGGGAATCGCCGTCCTGCCGCCCCACCCCAACCACAGCGGGGCGTTCTGGCGGGTGGAAGAAGGAGCTATCCGCGCCGGGCTTCTCTCCCTCCCGGGTATAGGTTTCCAGGCGGCGCTGGCCTGCTTGCGGGAACGGGCCAGCGGTGGAGAGTTCCGATCTCCCCAGGACCTCGCTGCCCGCCTGCGGGACAAGGTATCGGCTACCGCCCTCTCCTCCCTGGTGGCCGCATGGCACGAGGCAGAAGCCGCCCGCCAGGGCAGGCAAGTATTGAAACGGGAAGGACTCGCCGCCCGGGAGGGCGAGGAGGTAGTGCTCGAGGGGAGGGTGGTGCAAGGGGAACGCATTCCCGCAGCAAGAGGGGCTTACCGCCTGGTGCTGCTGGTTGATACCGGACGCGAAATGGTGCACGTGCACGTACCCGCCAGGATATACGAGAGGGACGCCCTGGAGATCGACCCCAGGCACCTGACGGTCCGGGGGAGGCTGGAACGGCGAGGCGGTCACTGGCGTCTTTTAGCATCGGCCCTGGGGGAGAAAGCTAGGCGGGGTGATGAAGATGATCCTGGTGGGGACAGGAGGCTACTCGTACGATGA
- a CDS encoding CBS and ACT domain-containing protein, with product MLVRDRMSKDLVTVSPSTPVPEALRMMEQRRIRRLPVVQDGRLVGIVTLLDLFRVSPSPATSLSIWELNYLIARLPVEEAMTRKVITVSPDATLEEAALLMRHHRVGGLPVVEDGRPVGIITETDIFDAFLDLMGLRQPGLRVTLVLPDRVGMLASVTAICRDHGVNIVSVASFPPHEGEARIIMRLSGEQASKAVEAIRDAGYRVADVR from the coding sequence GTGCTGGTACGCGATCGCATGTCAAAAGACCTGGTGACGGTGTCACCTTCCACTCCCGTTCCCGAGGCCTTGCGCATGATGGAGCAAAGGCGCATCCGGCGACTGCCCGTGGTTCAGGATGGCCGGTTGGTCGGAATTGTCACCCTGCTCGACCTGTTCCGGGTGTCTCCTTCTCCGGCCACCAGCCTCAGCATCTGGGAATTGAACTACCTGATTGCGCGGCTCCCGGTGGAAGAGGCTATGACACGCAAGGTCATTACGGTATCGCCGGATGCCACTCTGGAGGAAGCCGCTCTGCTCATGCGGCACCACCGGGTGGGCGGTTTGCCGGTGGTGGAAGACGGCCGACCTGTGGGCATAATCACGGAGACGGACATATTCGATGCCTTCCTCGATCTGATGGGGCTGCGGCAGCCCGGTCTGCGCGTGACACTGGTATTGCCCGACAGGGTGGGCATGCTGGCGAGCGTGACTGCCATCTGCCGGGATCACGGCGTGAATATTGTCAGCGTGGCTTCTTTCCCGCCCCACGAGGGTGAGGCCAGGATCATCATGCGCCTGTCCGGCGAACAGGCGAGCAAGGCGGTGGAAGCTATCAGGGATGCCGGCTACCGGGTAGCCGATGTTCGCTGA
- a CDS encoding L-lactate dehydrogenase: MGTDSGPKVAIVGAGYVGSTAAYTIMLSGLARRLVLVDVDRARAEGHALDLVHGSPLTAPVEVRAGGYEDCRDADLVLFCAGAAQRPGQSRLDLVEQNLEVLRDSLPLLTACPQAILLMVSNPVDVLTLAALRLTGWSPSRVIGSGTVLDSARFRQALGHHFGVDPRNVHAYVVGEHGDTEVPLWSRATVAGFTVSEFEALTGKHIGDRSAFFARVREAAQQVISRKGATYYAIAVVLRRILEAILNDEHSVLTVSGLVEGAYGLGDVCLSLPTIVGRRGREQVLALPLAAEELQALTESAALLTKFSEHRLPGSRHP, encoded by the coding sequence ATGGGCACTGATTCCGGGCCCAAAGTGGCCATAGTGGGGGCAGGGTATGTGGGCTCCACCGCAGCTTACACCATCATGCTCTCGGGCCTGGCCCGCCGTCTGGTCCTGGTAGACGTGGACAGGGCCAGGGCCGAAGGACATGCGCTGGACCTGGTGCATGGCAGTCCCCTGACGGCACCCGTGGAGGTGAGAGCGGGCGGTTATGAAGACTGCCGGGATGCAGACCTCGTACTGTTTTGCGCTGGGGCTGCGCAACGACCGGGGCAGAGCCGCCTCGACCTGGTGGAGCAAAACCTGGAGGTTTTGCGTGATTCACTACCTCTGCTGACCGCCTGCCCCCAGGCCATCCTGTTGATGGTTTCCAACCCCGTGGACGTTCTCACCCTGGCTGCCCTCCGGCTGACGGGATGGTCGCCCTCACGGGTCATCGGATCCGGTACGGTGCTGGATAGTGCGCGCTTCCGCCAGGCCCTGGGTCATCACTTCGGGGTAGATCCCCGCAACGTCCACGCCTATGTGGTAGGAGAACATGGCGATACCGAAGTACCACTGTGGAGCCGGGCCACGGTGGCCGGCTTCACCGTATCCGAGTTCGAAGCTCTGACCGGAAAGCACATAGGGGACCGCAGCGCCTTTTTTGCCCGCGTACGGGAAGCTGCTCAACAAGTGATCTCACGCAAGGGCGCCACGTACTACGCCATCGCAGTGGTACTGCGCCGCATCCTGGAGGCCATCCTGAACGATGAGCATTCCGTACTGACAGTCTCCGGCCTGGTCGAAGGAGCCTACGGCCTGGGTGACGTCTGCCTCAGCCTTCCCACCATAGTGGGCAGGAGAGGAAGGGAACAGGTGCTGGCCCTACCCCTGGCAGCCGAGGAACTGCAGGCCCTGACCGAGTCAGCCGCCCTGCTGACAAAGTTCAGCGAACATCGGCTACCCGGTAGCCGGCATCCCTGA
- a CDS encoding DUF362 domain-containing protein produces the protein MCRVSLVRASQEQAVRRAVQLAGALDLMVGSGSRVLIKPNLVAVPPHPRNGAVTWVEVVRAVADVVRDMGGRPVIADSAAVGACTEDVVAVCGYGALREKGYPVLDLKDTEEVEVAVPGGVVLSHLVTYRPVLEADLVVSVPVLKTHDQLGASLAIKNLKGLLADRDKKRLHAVGVVEGVCDLLTVLPPLYAVVDGTVGQEGLGPVFGRPVPLGVVLAGADLVAVDTVAGWIMGFGPGELPLSRRAAERGLGCGDLEAIEVTGEDPARVRRRFVRAEEDVSLDIPGFRVVFAPRTCTGCHHTVLSVVAEITGEGRTAALHGKTVVAGRLSPADVQGFDQDRRGSAADCPGGCSSPRFFPCPGEPYEKNVVLVGNCLAEHARLGSCWVRGCPPHNAWVKDALLRGPGP, from the coding sequence GTGTGCAGGGTCAGCCTGGTTCGTGCCAGCCAGGAACAGGCAGTCCGGCGCGCTGTGCAACTGGCCGGGGCGCTTGACCTGATGGTGGGGTCCGGGAGTCGGGTACTGATCAAGCCCAACCTGGTGGCCGTGCCTCCGCACCCGCGCAACGGGGCGGTCACGTGGGTCGAGGTGGTCCGCGCGGTGGCCGACGTGGTGCGGGACATGGGGGGGCGTCCTGTCATCGCCGATTCGGCGGCGGTGGGGGCCTGCACCGAGGACGTCGTGGCCGTCTGCGGCTATGGTGCTCTCCGGGAGAAGGGATACCCGGTGCTGGACCTCAAGGACACCGAGGAAGTCGAGGTGGCGGTACCGGGCGGCGTCGTCCTTTCTCACCTGGTGACGTACCGGCCCGTGCTGGAGGCAGACCTGGTGGTGAGCGTGCCGGTCCTCAAAACCCACGACCAGTTGGGAGCCAGCCTGGCCATCAAGAATCTCAAGGGACTGCTCGCCGACCGGGACAAGAAGCGTCTGCACGCGGTGGGCGTGGTGGAGGGAGTATGTGACCTCCTCACCGTCCTGCCCCCCCTGTATGCAGTGGTGGACGGCACCGTGGGCCAGGAAGGACTGGGACCGGTGTTCGGGCGTCCGGTTCCTCTGGGGGTCGTGCTGGCGGGGGCCGACCTGGTAGCGGTCGATACGGTGGCGGGATGGATCATGGGCTTCGGGCCCGGGGAGCTGCCGCTTTCCCGCCGGGCAGCGGAACGGGGCCTGGGATGCGGGGATCTGGAGGCCATAGAGGTGACGGGGGAGGATCCTGCTCGGGTACGCCGGCGGTTTGTACGGGCAGAAGAGGATGTCTCCCTGGACATCCCCGGCTTCCGGGTAGTGTTCGCACCGCGGACCTGCACGGGGTGCCACCACACCGTGCTTTCCGTGGTGGCGGAGATCACAGGGGAGGGACGGACGGCCGCTCTGCACGGCAAGACGGTGGTGGCGGGGCGGCTTTCCCCTGCGGACGTGCAAGGCTTTGACCAGGATAGGCGCGGGAGTGCAGCGGATTGTCCCGGTGGATGCAGCAGCCCCCGGTTTTTCCCTTGCCCCGGCGAGCCTTACGAGAAGAATGTGGTGCTGGTGGGAAACTGCCTGGCTGAGCATGCCCGCCTGGGAAGCTGCTGGGTGAGGGGATGCCCACCCCACAACGCCTGGGTCAAGGATGCCTTACTGCGGGGTCCCGGCCCCTGA
- a CDS encoding homocysteine biosynthesis protein, whose translation MPKTFAEINQRIREGKAVVVTAEEVIPLVREKGPRRVAQEVDVVTTATFAPMCSSGAFLNFGHSEPPIKMQSVRLNDVPAHAGVAAVDAYLGATELSRVRGMDYGGAHVIEDLVSRRPVLLEAESYGTDCYPRRSIRTFISLDSLNQAYLFNPRNCYQNYAAATNGSDRIIYTYMGKLLPRFGNVTYCSAGQLSPLLNDPDLRTVGIGTRVFLGGGIGYVAWEGTQHFPARRRRGDTPVGPAATLALVGDLRGMDPRFLRAATFTGYGVTLFVGVGIAIPILDEDLARQVAVSDREIHTVVLDYGQPHRDRPVVAEVSYAELRSGRVLLRDRWVPAAPLSSLRKAREIAVILKDWVASGRFLLTEPVAPLPWRDSLHTLAVTPRAGSDPAAAETAASAEGDGRGASGRAGVPAAPEVAAPAQGAEGKGVEVPPSPATDLLRNGRGRPEPDGERCVACGACTGVCLPGALHLDPATWELCWRPDLCTSCALCLDACPVGALGVAVPAGGEG comes from the coding sequence TTGCCCAAGACGTTCGCCGAGATCAACCAGCGCATCCGGGAGGGCAAGGCGGTTGTGGTCACCGCCGAGGAAGTCATCCCGCTGGTGCGGGAGAAGGGCCCCCGCCGGGTGGCCCAGGAGGTGGATGTGGTTACCACGGCCACCTTCGCCCCCATGTGCTCGTCGGGAGCGTTCCTGAATTTCGGCCACAGCGAACCGCCCATCAAGATGCAGTCGGTACGCCTGAATGACGTCCCCGCCCATGCCGGGGTGGCGGCGGTGGACGCCTACCTGGGGGCCACCGAACTCAGCCGCGTGCGGGGGATGGACTACGGGGGCGCGCACGTCATCGAAGACCTGGTATCGCGGCGGCCGGTCCTGCTGGAGGCGGAGAGCTACGGGACTGACTGTTACCCGCGGCGGTCGATCCGTACTTTCATCAGCCTGGACTCCCTGAACCAGGCCTACCTTTTTAACCCCCGGAACTGTTATCAGAACTACGCCGCCGCCACCAACGGCTCGGACCGGATCATCTACACCTACATGGGCAAGCTCCTGCCCCGCTTCGGTAACGTGACGTATTGCAGTGCCGGCCAGCTCAGCCCCCTGCTCAACGACCCCGACCTGCGTACGGTGGGCATTGGCACCCGGGTGTTCCTGGGCGGGGGCATCGGATACGTGGCCTGGGAGGGAACGCAGCATTTCCCGGCGCGCCGTCGCCGGGGTGACACACCGGTGGGGCCGGCGGCCACCCTGGCGCTGGTAGGGGATTTACGGGGGATGGACCCGCGCTTCCTGCGCGCCGCCACCTTCACGGGCTACGGGGTCACCCTGTTCGTGGGGGTGGGGATTGCCATCCCCATCCTGGATGAGGATCTGGCTCGCCAGGTGGCGGTGAGCGACCGGGAAATCCACACGGTGGTCCTGGACTACGGCCAACCCCACCGGGATCGCCCCGTGGTGGCCGAGGTGAGCTACGCGGAGCTACGCTCCGGGCGTGTGCTGTTGCGGGATCGCTGGGTGCCCGCTGCGCCGCTGTCCAGCCTGCGCAAGGCGCGCGAGATCGCTGTCATCCTGAAAGATTGGGTGGCGAGCGGACGTTTCTTGCTAACGGAGCCGGTTGCTCCCCTTCCCTGGCGTGATTCCCTGCACACCCTGGCCGTTACTCCGCGGGCCGGAAGCGATCCTGCTGCGGCGGAGACAGCTGCCTCTGCAGAGGGGGACGGTCGGGGAGCATCGGGTAGGGCGGGTGTACCTGCTGCCCCGGAGGTCGCGGCCCCGGCGCAGGGGGCCGAGGGCAAGGGGGTAGAGGTTCCCCCCAGCCCTGCGACCGATCTTCTGCGGAACGGCAGGGGAAGGCCCGAACCGGATGGGGAACGCTGTGTGGCGTGTGGTGCCTGCACCGGGGTGTGCCTGCCGGGGGCGCTGCACCTTGACCCGGCCACCTGGGAGCTCTGCTGGCGGCCGGATCTGTGCACATCCTGCGCCCTGTGCCTGGATGCTTGCCCGGTGGGGGCCCTGGGCGTGGCCGTGCCCGCTGGAGGAGAGGGGTGA
- a CDS encoding UPF0280 family protein: protein MTPVQVEERFYRHVMGGADLVTFQVQEGETDLWVGVDRESWRLDLPDRVREVVRRVRRDLEDYIGRDSRFMTSLVPVPVPEDVPGVVREMAIAAARVGVGPMAAVAGAVAEEVGRALLGEAGEVIVENGGDIFLCSRKPRRVAILAGTSPFSMRVGLLIRGDGRPVSVCTSAGRWGHSLSLGRADAAVAVAPSGALADAAATWLGNLVREVGDLPTALEQARRLSGLTGAVLIKDAQLAAWGDIHLTPV, encoded by the coding sequence GTGACCCCCGTGCAGGTGGAGGAAAGATTCTACCGCCACGTCATGGGGGGTGCCGACCTGGTCACCTTCCAGGTGCAGGAAGGAGAAACAGACCTGTGGGTAGGGGTGGATCGGGAGAGTTGGCGTCTCGATCTCCCCGACCGGGTCCGCGAAGTCGTGCGGCGTGTGCGCCGGGACCTGGAAGACTACATCGGCAGAGACAGCAGGTTTATGACTTCCCTGGTGCCGGTGCCGGTCCCCGAGGATGTCCCCGGCGTGGTCCGCGAGATGGCCATTGCCGCTGCCCGGGTGGGGGTAGGTCCCATGGCGGCTGTGGCCGGCGCGGTGGCCGAAGAGGTGGGACGGGCCCTTCTGGGCGAGGCCGGCGAGGTCATCGTGGAGAACGGCGGTGACATCTTCCTCTGCAGCCGCAAACCGCGCCGGGTGGCGATCCTGGCCGGAACGTCGCCGTTCTCCATGCGGGTGGGCCTGCTCATCCGGGGAGACGGCCGTCCCGTGAGCGTGTGCACCTCGGCGGGACGCTGGGGGCATTCGCTGAGTTTGGGGCGGGCGGACGCGGCGGTGGCGGTGGCCCCGTCAGGGGCTCTGGCCGATGCCGCCGCTACCTGGCTGGGGAACCTGGTTCGGGAAGTGGGGGACCTTCCCACCGCTCTGGAACAGGCCCGCCGCCTGTCCGGGCTGACGGGGGCGGTGCTGATCAAAGACGCTCAGTTGGCGGCCTGGGGCGACATCCACCTTACCCCCGTCTGA